In Pseudanabaena yagii GIHE-NHR1, the following proteins share a genomic window:
- the fmdA gene encoding formamidase, with the protein MPKTLFKVDLTKPMSEQELPGHNRWHPDIPAIASVNPGDTFRIECKDWTDGQIKNDDSSDDVRDVDLSIVHVLSGPIWVNGAEPGDILVVDIVDIGALQGDEWGFTGIFDQKNGGGFLTDHYPNPAKAIWDLQGIYTTSRHIPGVKFAGITHPGLIGCAPSHELLAKWNKRESELMATQPDRRTYGAGINMDGVPVLAALPNPHNAVLGTLPQSEYERVAAEAARTIPPREHGGNCDIKNLSRGTRIYFPVYVEGGKLSMGDLHFSQGDGEISFCGAIEMAGFIDLHVDIIKGGVDKYAMTNPIFKPGPVEPHYSEFLVFEGISVDEFTGKQYFMDVHIAYRQACLNAIAYLMKFGYTGEQAYLLLSCAPIEGRVSGIVDIPNACCTLAIPTAIFDKNILPV; encoded by the coding sequence ATGCCAAAGACGCTGTTTAAAGTTGATCTCACTAAGCCCATGAGTGAGCAAGAATTACCTGGTCATAATCGGTGGCATCCAGACATTCCTGCTATAGCCTCTGTTAATCCAGGCGATACTTTTCGGATCGAATGTAAAGATTGGACAGATGGACAGATTAAGAATGACGACAGTTCTGACGACGTTCGCGATGTAGATCTATCGATTGTTCATGTACTAAGTGGGCCAATTTGGGTAAATGGCGCGGAACCTGGTGATATCCTTGTTGTCGATATTGTTGATATTGGCGCTCTTCAAGGTGATGAGTGGGGATTCACAGGCATTTTTGATCAAAAAAACGGTGGTGGATTTTTAACCGATCACTATCCCAATCCTGCTAAAGCAATTTGGGATTTGCAGGGAATTTACACCACTTCGCGTCATATCCCTGGTGTCAAGTTTGCGGGAATTACTCACCCTGGTTTAATCGGCTGTGCGCCATCCCATGAACTACTCGCTAAATGGAATAAGCGTGAGTCTGAGCTAATGGCAACTCAACCAGATCGCCGCACTTATGGTGCTGGCATCAATATGGATGGAGTGCCGGTATTAGCGGCTCTACCAAATCCTCACAATGCGGTTCTAGGTACTTTACCTCAGTCTGAATATGAGCGTGTTGCCGCCGAAGCAGCCCGCACCATCCCACCTCGTGAGCATGGTGGTAACTGTGATATCAAGAATCTGTCCAGAGGAACTCGCATTTATTTTCCTGTATATGTTGAAGGCGGCAAGCTTTCCATGGGCGATCTGCACTTCTCTCAAGGCGATGGTGAAATATCCTTCTGCGGCGCAATTGAGATGGCTGGATTCATTGATCTTCATGTAGACATCATCAAGGGCGGCGTAGATAAGTATGCCATGACAAACCCAATCTTCAAGCCAGGTCCCGTCGAACCTCATTACTCGGAGTTCTTGGTGTTTGAAGGTATTTCTGTAGATGAGTTTACAGGCAAGCAATATTTCATGGATGTACATATTGCTTACCGTCAAGCTTGTTTAAATGCGATCGCCTACCTCATGAAGTTCGGATATACAGGTGAACAAGCTTATCTGTTACTAAGCTGTGCGCCTATAGAAGGAAGAGTTAGTGGTATTGTGGATATCCCAAATGCCTGTTGTACTCTGGCAATTCCAACTGCAATTTTTGATAAAAACATTCTTCCGGTTTAA
- a CDS encoding heavy metal-responsive transcriptional regulator, translating into MQAQEELKQIGTIAKESGIPIKTIRYYEELGLLESSGRTEGGFRLFANNVINRLSFIKRSQSLGLSLSEIKEFLSIHDQGELPCVHVKVKLQDKIAEVDHQIQQLLTLRSDLEALLVGEPLVSENAETICPIIELAEVKELAGHNGMPSLKKYG; encoded by the coding sequence ATGCAAGCTCAAGAGGAACTCAAACAAATTGGTACGATCGCCAAAGAAAGCGGTATTCCTATCAAAACAATTCGCTATTATGAGGAGCTAGGTCTATTAGAATCATCAGGAAGAACTGAAGGTGGATTTCGATTATTTGCAAATAATGTCATTAATCGCCTCAGTTTTATTAAACGTTCTCAAAGTCTAGGCTTGAGTTTATCGGAAATCAAAGAGTTTCTATCCATCCATGATCAAGGCGAGTTACCTTGTGTTCATGTCAAGGTCAAACTCCAAGATAAAATCGCTGAAGTCGATCACCAAATTCAGCAGTTACTAACTCTGCGCTCTGATTTAGAGGCACTCCTTGTTGGTGAACCATTAGTCTCGGAGAATGCTGAAACAATCTGCCCCATAATTGAACTTGCCGAAGTCAAAGAATTAGCAGGTCACAATGGTATGCCTTCCCTAAAAAAATATGGCTAA
- a CDS encoding MOSC domain-containing protein translates to MTRALVGTVRSLWRYPVKSMLGEQLDEVDVIFKGFLGDRAYALWDCETERIASAKNPKKWAKLLGFQAEFISSPKPKTLMPAVKFALPDGSTATSDNIDINTTLSQAVGRDVQLLTSAPEAPSLDQYWPDIEGALNREIITQLFMPSGTFFDSCPIHAITTATLSQLKNIYPEGAFEPCRFRPNILIEPTDPEAAFIEDGWVGSKMFIGDQVCLSIDTACPRCVVTTIAQMGLPTDLNILRTTTKHNKTIAGIRNSVLQEGIIRCGDQIWLE, encoded by the coding sequence ATGACTCGAGCTTTAGTAGGCACAGTTCGCTCTCTTTGGCGATATCCTGTCAAGTCGATGCTGGGAGAGCAACTTGATGAAGTGGATGTAATATTCAAGGGTTTTTTAGGTGATCGCGCTTACGCCCTGTGGGATTGTGAAACTGAGAGAATTGCCAGTGCTAAGAATCCAAAAAAATGGGCAAAATTGCTGGGATTTCAGGCAGAGTTTATATCATCGCCTAAACCCAAAACTTTAATGCCAGCCGTTAAATTTGCCTTGCCAGATGGAAGTACAGCTACCAGCGACAATATTGATATCAATACTACTCTCTCGCAAGCAGTAGGAAGAGATGTGCAGTTGCTTACTTCTGCTCCTGAAGCACCTAGTTTAGATCAGTACTGGCCAGATATTGAAGGAGCGCTTAATCGGGAAATCATAACCCAATTGTTTATGCCATCAGGGACTTTTTTTGATTCCTGTCCTATTCACGCGATTACGACCGCTACATTATCTCAACTAAAAAATATCTATCCTGAAGGAGCTTTTGAGCCTTGTCGGTTCCGTCCGAATATCTTAATTGAGCCAACAGATCCAGAAGCCGCATTTATTGAAGATGGTTGGGTGGGTAGTAAGATGTTCATCGGTGATCAAGTCTGCCTGAGCATCGATACTGCATGTCCTCGATGTGTGGTGACAACCATTGCTCAGATGGGGCTTCCTACGGATTTAAATATTTTGAGAACCACAACTAAACATAACAAAACGATCGCAGGGATTCGCAACTCAGTCCTACAGGAAGGAATAATTCGTTGTGGCGATCAAATTTGGTTAGAGTGA
- the urtD gene encoding urea ABC transporter ATP-binding protein UrtD codes for METTSVVETDKFVSETSRVASDRQSVLSVKDLKVVFSGFKALKGVDLEVGENEIVTIIGPNGAGKSTLLDAIVGKSPVASGHVYYHGKDITNQSPYEVARMGIGRKFQNPNVYNDLTVFDNILLALKGAHGVFASIKSKLTAGKRDKIISVLDRVGLLEKGYSKVSSLSHGQKQWVEIGMVIAQDPTLVLLDEPTAGMTPDETHLTGEIIKTISQNHSVVVIEHDMEFVKQIAQRIVVLHQGEKLTEGSVNEVQSNPKVIEVYLGREQIDAA; via the coding sequence ATGGAAACAACTTCTGTAGTTGAGACCGATAAATTTGTGTCAGAAACTAGCAGAGTTGCTAGTGATAGACAATCTGTGTTGTCAGTTAAAGATCTCAAAGTAGTTTTTTCTGGATTCAAAGCATTAAAAGGTGTTGATTTAGAGGTGGGCGAAAATGAGATTGTTACGATAATTGGACCAAATGGAGCTGGTAAAAGCACTTTGCTTGATGCGATCGTTGGTAAATCTCCTGTAGCTTCTGGTCATGTTTACTATCATGGCAAGGATATAACTAATCAAAGTCCTTACGAAGTAGCACGTATGGGAATTGGACGTAAGTTCCAAAACCCTAACGTTTACAATGATTTGACAGTATTCGACAACATCTTGTTAGCGCTCAAAGGCGCTCATGGCGTTTTTGCTTCAATCAAGTCCAAACTTACGGCTGGCAAAAGAGACAAGATAATTTCTGTACTCGATCGCGTTGGGCTTTTAGAAAAAGGCTATTCTAAAGTCTCATCTCTGTCTCACGGGCAAAAACAGTGGGTGGAGATTGGGATGGTGATTGCTCAAGACCCAACTTTAGTATTGCTAGATGAACCAACTGCTGGTATGACTCCTGACGAAACCCATTTGACAGGCGAAATTATCAAGACAATTTCGCAGAATCATTCTGTTGTGGTAATTGAGCATGATATGGAGTTTGTCAAACAAATTGCTCAGAGAATTGTGGTACTTCACCAAGGTGAAAAATTGACCGAAGGATCAGTCAATGAAGTTCAATCAAATCCTAAAGTAATTGAGGTATATCTTGGACGCGAACAAATCGATGCTGCTTGA
- a CDS encoding pentapeptide repeat-containing protein codes for MSQSLNFANQNLRDRSFKGRNLVGADFSGADLRGCDFYRSQLKFANFANVRTGRSPRQIAIANCVSFAIALMFAGTALISTILLITFILTFIFGAGIVNRNTIYWVAIIAIVVFAVGFAIAFTSNFALSHTKSILTAIPISLLVAFVSGYFGSTFTKILVSGAFNAISNSITSNSLVALLTFLAIEPLQIFGSLYLFRLAINTSRTAIGTKFQYADLTQASFHKATLVSCDFTNAITNEVNWEQAQITKCKL; via the coding sequence ATGAGTCAAAGTCTTAACTTTGCAAACCAAAATTTGCGCGATCGCTCCTTTAAAGGTAGAAATTTGGTCGGTGCTGACTTTAGTGGCGCTGACCTGCGTGGATGTGACTTTTATCGATCGCAACTGAAATTTGCCAATTTTGCCAATGTGCGGACTGGCAGGAGTCCACGTCAGATTGCGATCGCTAATTGTGTTTCATTTGCGATCGCCTTGATGTTTGCGGGAACAGCCTTAATTTCGACGATCCTGCTGATCACCTTTATCCTTACTTTCATCTTTGGGGCAGGAATTGTTAATCGCAATACAATCTATTGGGTTGCGATTATCGCAATTGTGGTATTTGCCGTTGGTTTTGCGATCGCCTTTACCAGTAACTTTGCCCTCTCTCATACCAAGAGTATTCTTACGGCAATTCCTATTTCCCTACTTGTTGCCTTTGTATCGGGATATTTTGGTTCAACATTTACGAAAATATTAGTATCTGGTGCTTTCAATGCTATCTCCAATTCCATAACATCTAATAGCCTCGTTGCCTTACTAACATTTTTAGCGATCGAGCCATTACAAATTTTTGGCAGTCTCTACTTATTTCGCCTCGCGATTAATACCTCACGTACAGCCATAGGTACAAAGTTTCAATATGCTGATTTGACTCAAGCTTCATTTCACAAGGCAACCCTAGTGAGTTGTGATTTTACTAATGCGATTACCAATGAGGTTAATTGGGAACAAGCTCAGATCACAAAATGTAAGTTATAA
- a CDS encoding NAD(+) kinase yields MPKVGIVYNDAKPVAEQVASDMKLWLEKRNIQTVLATGNGGILGYGKPDAPVCHTPIESLVPLGFDRDIMFVVALGGDGTVLSACRQIAPLGLPLLNVNTGHMGFLTETYLTAWEEALSQVVEGQYVVEQRSMMTVRVYDSKGLLWEALSLNEMVLHREPLTSMCHFEVQIGRHIPVDIAADGVIISTPTGSTAYALSAGGPVIEPGIPVFQLIPICAHSMASRALVFANTEKAIVTPANRHRLVLVVDGNAGCYVYPDYRVEVERSRYPARFIRLQKGEFFKVLREKLGWGLPHISKPTSDDWA; encoded by the coding sequence GTGCCAAAAGTCGGTATTGTCTATAACGACGCAAAACCAGTTGCCGAGCAAGTAGCATCGGATATGAAGTTGTGGCTCGAAAAGCGTAACATTCAGACTGTGCTGGCTACGGGAAATGGCGGTATTTTGGGCTATGGCAAGCCAGATGCTCCCGTTTGTCACACCCCTATCGAGAGCTTAGTTCCTTTGGGCTTTGACCGCGACATTATGTTTGTGGTCGCCTTGGGAGGAGACGGTACAGTATTGTCAGCTTGTCGCCAAATTGCACCATTGGGCTTACCATTGCTCAACGTTAATACGGGACATATGGGTTTCTTAACCGAAACCTATTTGACGGCTTGGGAAGAAGCACTCTCCCAAGTTGTCGAGGGGCAATATGTGGTTGAGCAGCGATCGATGATGACAGTGCGGGTTTACGACAGTAAAGGCTTGCTATGGGAGGCTTTGTCACTTAATGAGATGGTATTACACCGTGAACCCTTGACCAGTATGTGTCACTTTGAGGTACAGATTGGTCGTCATATTCCTGTGGATATTGCGGCGGATGGCGTAATTATTTCTACACCCACAGGTTCGACAGCCTATGCACTCTCTGCGGGGGGGCCTGTCATCGAACCTGGAATTCCTGTCTTTCAGCTAATTCCCATTTGTGCTCATTCGATGGCATCACGGGCTTTAGTCTTTGCTAATACCGAAAAAGCGATCGTTACTCCTGCTAATCGTCATCGTTTAGTATTAGTAGTTGATGGTAATGCTGGATGCTATGTCTATCCTGATTATCGGGTTGAAGTTGAACGATCGCGCTATCCTGCGAGGTTCATTCGCTTACAAAAAGGTGAATTCTTTAAGGTTCTGCGCGAGAAGTTAGGTTGGGGCTTGCCACATATTTCTAAGCCAACTTCAGACGATTGGGCTTAA
- the urtC gene encoding urea ABC transporter permease subunit UrtC, with protein sequence MAEVVGRIRQANYVPKRWLATSLVLLLIFTIFPFVAGEFQTNLMAKLLLFGTLGVSLDLVWGFTGILSFAHGVFFTLGGYAMAYYLKLNLSATANNYGGTLPDFMVWNGLKELPWFIAPLQYFPVAVLAMVVLPAGFAYLIGSFIFRSKVSGVYITVITLAISSALTTFFVSQQAYTGGTNGITDVSKLVLFGITVPPVGIYFIILGFAAVVMAGSWWLTQSNFGLILRSIKENEQRISYLGYDVANFKIFIWTLSAGIAGIAGGLFVPLNKFISPVYLAVAFGTQIVIWVAVGGRGTLFGPFIAAILLGQVQNSVDRITQDWQLIVGVILMIVVLFLPDGLMSLLPKKFLSKKSNQLSRSE encoded by the coding sequence ATGGCAGAAGTAGTAGGTCGCATTCGACAGGCTAACTATGTTCCGAAGAGATGGTTAGCGACAAGTTTAGTACTGTTGTTGATATTTACAATCTTTCCTTTTGTTGCTGGCGAATTCCAAACCAACCTGATGGCAAAACTGCTCTTGTTTGGAACGTTAGGCGTTTCACTAGATCTAGTTTGGGGATTCACAGGTATTCTCAGCTTTGCTCATGGTGTGTTTTTTACTTTAGGTGGATATGCGATGGCATATTATCTAAAGTTAAATTTGTCTGCTACAGCAAACAATTATGGAGGCACACTTCCAGACTTCATGGTTTGGAATGGTTTGAAGGAACTGCCTTGGTTCATTGCGCCATTGCAGTATTTTCCCGTTGCTGTACTTGCAATGGTAGTACTGCCAGCAGGATTTGCCTATTTGATTGGCTCCTTTATTTTTCGCTCTAAGGTTAGCGGTGTTTACATTACAGTTATTACCCTCGCTATTTCCTCTGCCTTAACGACTTTCTTTGTGAGCCAACAGGCTTACACGGGCGGAACTAACGGTATTACTGATGTTTCAAAACTAGTCTTATTTGGAATAACTGTTCCGCCAGTCGGAATATATTTCATAATTCTTGGATTTGCGGCAGTTGTCATGGCTGGCAGTTGGTGGTTAACTCAATCAAACTTTGGATTGATTCTCCGATCTATTAAAGAGAATGAACAACGTATTTCCTACCTTGGCTACGACGTTGCTAATTTTAAAATCTTTATTTGGACTCTATCTGCTGGAATTGCTGGGATTGCTGGTGGTTTATTTGTTCCTCTAAACAAATTTATTTCACCAGTTTATCTGGCTGTTGCGTTTGGTACTCAGATTGTAATTTGGGTTGCTGTAGGTGGACGAGGAACTCTTTTCGGTCCATTCATCGCAGCGATTTTACTTGGACAGGTCCAAAATTCAGTGGATCGGATTACTCAAGATTGGCAGTTAATTGTCGGAGTAATTTTGATGATAGTTGTCTTATTTCTACCTGACGGACTAATGAGCCTATTGCCAAAGAAATTCCTGTCTAAAAAGTCTAATCAATTGAGTAGGTCTGAATAG
- a CDS encoding ABC transporter substrate-binding protein — MKKINRSNDALNAITRRRFIQYGSLAAATSIVAACTPTAPDTKTPTTTGATSSASPAASGAKGIKVGVMYSTTGTIAIVEKSLQDATFLAIDQINEGTGPWAGKKGIDGQMIEKVVVNPDSNWDLYNQMSKRLIDEDKVVCVLGCYTSASRKSVLPVFEEKDSLLYYPVYYEGNECSSNVIYTGAAPNQQITDSIPYCIKNFGKKGFFIGSDYIYPKESNRIAKAELVNGGGEVVGDEYAALGTTEFITIINKIKQAKPNFILSNLVGDSIPAFYKQLKDAGITSKDIPIMAFPTTEEEIQAMGPEFAEGHYSSFNYFQTVDTPENKAFVEQFKAKFGKDRVTNGVMEAAYLQTFFMAQAMEKCAKEKKPLNTANLREATRGQVFKAPQGTVKVDPDNYHTYLYSRIGKWKADGQAEIVFATKAAVKPIPWSQALYKGRLCVHKTPDDRSNPIVETKKDIPVEFLKET, encoded by the coding sequence ATGAAGAAGATCAATAGATCGAATGATGCTTTGAATGCGATAACCCGTCGCCGATTTATCCAGTACGGTTCTCTAGCCGCTGCTACCAGTATTGTTGCAGCATGTACCCCAACTGCGCCTGACACTAAAACCCCTACTACCACTGGAGCAACTTCTTCTGCCTCACCAGCCGCAAGTGGTGCAAAAGGAATCAAGGTTGGCGTAATGTATTCGACTACAGGTACGATCGCGATCGTTGAGAAGTCGTTACAGGATGCAACTTTCCTCGCGATCGATCAAATCAATGAAGGCACAGGTCCTTGGGCTGGCAAGAAGGGTATTGACGGACAAATGATTGAAAAAGTCGTCGTCAACCCTGACTCCAACTGGGATTTATACAACCAAATGTCCAAGCGTTTGATTGATGAAGACAAGGTTGTCTGCGTTCTTGGTTGCTATACATCAGCTAGTCGTAAATCAGTTCTTCCTGTTTTTGAAGAGAAGGACAGCCTACTTTACTATCCTGTCTACTATGAAGGAAACGAATGTAGCTCGAACGTCATTTACACTGGTGCTGCACCCAACCAACAGATCACCGATTCGATCCCTTACTGCATCAAAAACTTTGGTAAGAAAGGATTCTTCATCGGTTCTGACTACATCTATCCTAAAGAAAGCAATCGGATCGCCAAGGCAGAATTGGTCAATGGTGGCGGTGAAGTTGTGGGTGACGAATATGCTGCGCTCGGTACAACTGAGTTCATCACTATCATCAACAAGATTAAACAAGCCAAGCCTAACTTCATCCTTAGCAATCTAGTTGGAGACAGTATTCCTGCATTCTACAAGCAACTCAAAGATGCTGGGATCACTTCCAAGGATATTCCGATCATGGCATTTCCTACCACAGAAGAAGAAATCCAAGCGATGGGACCTGAGTTTGCGGAAGGTCACTACAGTAGCTTCAACTACTTCCAAACCGTTGACACACCTGAGAACAAGGCATTTGTGGAACAGTTCAAAGCGAAGTTTGGTAAGGATCGCGTAACCAATGGCGTTATGGAAGCAGCTTATCTGCAAACATTCTTCATGGCTCAAGCGATGGAAAAATGTGCCAAAGAAAAGAAACCCCTCAACACAGCTAATCTGCGTGAAGCAACCAGAGGACAAGTATTCAAGGCTCCTCAAGGGACTGTGAAGGTCGATCCAGACAATTACCACACCTATCTATATTCCAGAATCGGCAAATGGAAAGCAGATGGTCAGGCTGAAATTGTATTTGCTACCAAGGCAGCTGTTAAACCAATTCCTTGGAGCCAAGCTCTTTACAAGGGTCGCCTCTGTGTTCATAAAACACCAGATGATCGCAGTAACCCTATTGTTGAGACGAAGAAGGACATTCCTGTTGAGTTCCTAAAGGAAACTTAA
- the urtB gene encoding urea ABC transporter permease subunit UrtB, giving the protein MNVLPINALSSLIHLAQATPAAKSFDPIAITNQLLNGVGIIGILLLTGLGLSITFGVMRIINLAHGEFIMLGAYTSFVLQSNFKMDLLLTIPFSFLFTAFIGAIVELTIVRRLYGRAVETLLATWGLSIVIQGVVKLIFTAQLKYVKAPPYIRGNWTPFQIGGQAIEISYYRLFIIFMALLLLGITAFLLYGTKLGREVRAVTQNRDMAKCLGVNTSLVDMLTFAYGCGLAGVAGTVISSLKSVAPPMGQDYLVDAWMTVVTGGVDKLIGVLAGAVLIGESNAGIAYLINDPTARVIVLAAVIVLIRYRPEGLFTVQKRS; this is encoded by the coding sequence ATGAACGTCTTGCCAATTAATGCATTATCTTCGTTAATACACTTAGCACAGGCAACTCCGGCAGCAAAGTCATTCGACCCGATCGCAATTACCAATCAGCTCCTAAATGGTGTTGGTATTATCGGTATTCTTTTGTTGACAGGTTTAGGACTTTCAATAACGTTCGGAGTTATGCGAATAATCAACCTAGCACATGGTGAATTCATCATGCTCGGCGCATATACATCGTTTGTGTTGCAAAGTAATTTCAAAATGGATTTGTTATTAACAATTCCATTTTCATTTTTGTTTACCGCATTCATTGGCGCAATTGTAGAACTAACCATTGTTCGGCGACTATATGGGCGAGCTGTGGAGACGCTTTTGGCGACTTGGGGATTAAGTATTGTGATTCAAGGCGTTGTTAAGCTTATTTTCACGGCTCAACTAAAATATGTCAAAGCCCCTCCCTACATCAGAGGTAACTGGACTCCGTTTCAAATTGGCGGACAGGCTATTGAAATATCTTACTACCGCTTGTTTATAATCTTCATGGCGCTTTTACTTCTAGGAATCACAGCTTTCCTACTCTACGGAACAAAGCTGGGAAGAGAAGTGCGGGCAGTAACCCAAAACAGAGACATGGCGAAGTGCTTGGGTGTAAATACTAGTCTCGTAGATATGCTTACTTTTGCCTATGGATGCGGTTTAGCAGGAGTTGCAGGTACTGTTATTTCTTCACTAAAAAGTGTCGCGCCACCAATGGGACAAGATTATCTAGTGGACGCTTGGATGACTGTTGTTACAGGTGGGGTGGATAAATTAATCGGCGTTTTAGCAGGTGCAGTTTTGATTGGCGAATCGAACGCAGGGATTGCTTACCTGATCAACGATCCAACTGCACGAGTAATCGTATTAGCCGCCGTAATAGTATTGATTCGCTACCGTCCCGAAGGATTATTTACAGTTCAGAAGCGTAGTTAA
- a CDS encoding FmdB family zinc ribbon protein, which produces MPLYEFRCEECGVFDVWRPMAESSNPAHCPECDRRGNRIFSPPMTLSRTVRMKKVSSEPELVKRDLEPKTPRVQYHSGSRPWMVGH; this is translated from the coding sequence ATGCCTCTTTATGAATTTCGATGTGAAGAATGCGGTGTTTTTGATGTGTGGAGACCAATGGCTGAGTCCAGCAATCCTGCACATTGTCCAGAATGTGATCGTCGTGGCAACCGCATCTTTTCACCACCAATGACGCTTTCTAGAACGGTACGCATGAAAAAAGTCAGTTCGGAGCCAGAGCTTGTTAAGCGAGATCTGGAACCTAAGACTCCCAGAGTTCAGTATCATTCTGGAAGTCGTCCTTGGATGGTCGGCCACTAG
- the pdhA gene encoding pyruvate dehydrogenase (acetyl-transferring) E1 component subunit alpha — MPQDTVAPVATSALNLTTEEVLTIYEDMVLGRTFEDKCAEMYYRGRMFGFVHLYNGQEAVATGVIKAMRPDDYVCSTYRDHVHALSAGVTANEVMAELFGKETGCSKGRGGSMHIFSAKNNFLGGYAFVSEGIPVAAGAAFQSKYRREVMGDPNADQVTACFFGDGASNNGQFFETLNMAALWKLPIIFVIENNDWAIGMKHVRATSDVRIHKKAEAFGMPGFEVDGMDVVEVRKYAQEAIRRARAGEGPTVLECMTYRFRGHSLADPDELRSKEDKDKWFGRDPIKIFSSRVIEHGLVDESQLKAIDKKIRDVVEECVRFAEESPEPDPKDLFRYQFAEDE; from the coding sequence ATGCCTCAAGACACTGTTGCGCCTGTTGCGACCTCTGCACTTAATCTCACTACAGAAGAAGTCCTCACCATCTACGAAGATATGGTACTGGGACGGACTTTTGAAGATAAGTGCGCTGAGATGTATTATCGCGGAAGAATGTTTGGGTTTGTGCATTTGTACAATGGTCAAGAAGCCGTTGCTACTGGTGTGATTAAGGCAATGCGCCCCGATGACTATGTGTGTAGCACCTACCGCGATCACGTTCATGCCCTCAGTGCAGGTGTCACAGCCAATGAAGTCATGGCGGAGCTTTTTGGTAAAGAAACAGGATGCAGTAAGGGGCGTGGCGGCTCTATGCACATCTTCTCTGCGAAGAATAACTTCTTGGGTGGCTATGCCTTCGTTTCTGAAGGTATCCCCGTAGCAGCAGGAGCAGCATTTCAGTCTAAATATCGCCGAGAGGTAATGGGCGATCCTAATGCTGACCAAGTAACCGCTTGTTTCTTTGGTGATGGCGCAAGTAATAATGGTCAATTTTTCGAGACCCTAAATATGGCGGCTTTGTGGAAGTTGCCTATCATTTTTGTAATTGAAAATAATGACTGGGCGATCGGCATGAAGCATGTTCGCGCAACTTCTGATGTCCGTATCCATAAGAAAGCAGAAGCTTTTGGTATGCCCGGGTTTGAAGTTGATGGCATGGATGTAGTCGAAGTACGGAAATATGCTCAAGAGGCAATCCGTCGCGCTCGTGCGGGTGAAGGTCCTACGGTTTTAGAATGTATGACCTATCGCTTTAGAGGTCACTCCCTCGCTGACCCCGATGAGCTACGCAGCAAGGAAGATAAGGATAAATGGTTTGGTCGCGATCCTATTAAAATTTTCTCTAGTCGTGTTATTGAGCATGGATTAGTTGATGAAAGCCAATTAAAGGCGATCGACAAGAAGATCCGTGATGTCGTGGAGGAATGTGTTCGCTTTGCGGAAGAATCTCCTGAACCCGATCCTAAGGATCTATTCCGTTATCAATTCGCTGAAGACGAATAA
- the urtE gene encoding urea ABC transporter ATP-binding subunit UrtE produces the protein MLLELSDVNVSYGQTPVLFGVNMTINKGDIACLLGRNGVGKTTLLRSVIGLNKVLSGNIVFDADEITKIPTYKRARYGIAYIPQGREIIPYLSVLDNLKLGMSAGQKKYRKIPDEIFEFFPMLKQHLSRQGGLLSGGQQQQLAIARGLMSNPKMMLLDEPTEGIQPSIVQEIEDTLKRINREKGITLIVVEQKVDFAKQLAQKFFIMEKGSVVANGATADLTDDLVHQYLAI, from the coding sequence ATGCTGCTTGAACTAAGTGATGTTAATGTTTCCTATGGACAAACACCTGTTTTGTTTGGAGTGAACATGACAATTAATAAGGGTGATATTGCTTGTTTGCTAGGGCGTAATGGTGTTGGTAAAACGACATTATTACGTAGCGTTATTGGCTTGAACAAAGTGCTTTCGGGCAATATTGTTTTTGATGCCGATGAAATCACTAAGATTCCAACTTACAAACGGGCAAGGTATGGGATCGCTTACATCCCTCAAGGTCGAGAGATCATTCCTTATCTATCGGTTTTAGATAATCTCAAACTGGGTATGTCGGCTGGACAGAAGAAGTATCGCAAGATTCCTGATGAAATTTTCGAGTTCTTTCCAATGCTCAAACAGCATTTGAGCCGTCAAGGCGGATTGTTAAGCGGCGGTCAACAACAGCAATTAGCGATCGCACGCGGATTGATGAGCAATCCGAAAATGATGCTTTTGGATGAGCCAACTGAAGGAATTCAGCCTTCGATTGTGCAGGAAATTGAGGACACCCTCAAGAGGATTAACCGTGAGAAGGGGATTACTCTAATTGTCGTAGAGCAGAAAGTTGACTTTGCAAAGCAGCTAGCGCAAAAGTTTTTCATCATGGAGAAAGGATCCGTTGTCGCCAATGGTGCAACTGCTGATCTAACCGATGATTTAGTGCATCAGTATTTGGCTATTTAG